In Halococcus salifodinae DSM 8989, the following are encoded in one genomic region:
- a CDS encoding phosphatase PAP2 family protein, whose amino-acid sequence MAQPGRGLGVPDALGGLFDEVGVVVLAALTQLGDVWFMSVLAGGLYLASTRPGNPLARRRGAFVLALPIVYVVTVPALKGVFALPRPPDAGVAATISWLPSLLTPVFENAATAEGYGFPSGHALGTTLVWGGVALATDYRTWRFRLGVAGAAVVAVSFSRLALGVHYLVDVIAGVAIGAVLLLALYWFADRGTDPGRALLVAVAIGLVGVLNGISFDSVAAFGVAAGAWFAWYALVDRAPATPRTSAMAAVSVVTLALAGVLFLALYVSVPPTPVTAIGSAVAAAAIVAAPDLGERVVSAVSSGRDHTRTG is encoded by the coding sequence GTGGCGCAGCCTGGTCGCGGGCTCGGAGTTCCCGACGCGCTCGGTGGGCTGTTCGACGAGGTCGGCGTCGTCGTGCTCGCGGCGCTGACCCAGCTCGGCGACGTCTGGTTCATGTCCGTTCTCGCCGGCGGCCTCTATCTCGCATCGACCCGGCCCGGCAATCCGCTTGCCCGGCGGCGCGGGGCGTTCGTCCTCGCGCTGCCGATCGTGTACGTCGTAACGGTCCCGGCGCTGAAGGGTGTCTTCGCGCTTCCGCGACCGCCCGATGCCGGCGTTGCAGCGACGATCTCGTGGCTCCCATCGCTTCTCACCCCCGTCTTCGAGAACGCCGCCACCGCCGAGGGGTACGGCTTTCCGAGCGGCCACGCTCTCGGGACGACGCTGGTCTGGGGCGGCGTGGCGCTCGCGACGGACTATCGAACCTGGCGCTTCCGGCTGGGCGTCGCGGGTGCGGCCGTCGTGGCGGTGTCGTTCTCCCGGCTCGCGCTCGGCGTCCACTACCTCGTCGACGTGATCGCGGGGGTGGCGATCGGTGCGGTACTTCTGCTGGCTCTGTACTGGTTCGCCGACCGCGGCACTGATCCCGGGCGGGCGCTCCTCGTCGCAGTCGCGATCGGGCTCGTCGGTGTACTCAATGGGATCAGTTTCGATAGCGTCGCAGCGTTCGGCGTCGCGGCCGGAGCGTGGTTCGCGTGGTATGCGCTGGTCGATCGAGCACCGGCGACGCCCCGGACCTCGGCGATGGCTGCCGTCAGCGTGGTGACGCTGGCGCTCGCTGGCGTGCTCTTTCTCGCGCTGTACGTTTCGGTGCCGCCGACACCGGTGACGGCGATCGGCAGTGCGGTCGCTGCCGCCGCGATCGTTGCCGCACCGGATCTCGGTGAGCGCGTCGTCTCGGCCGTCAGTTCGGGACGAGATCACACACGAACAGGATGA